One window of the Sphaerochaeta associata genome contains the following:
- a CDS encoding glycoside hydrolase family 88/105 protein, with protein sequence MQEVDETLKKLVAGFLPVLYAPDDPDYASHKLASAIDDAHRKLYQFWEWPHGVGLFGLWKLFEKTKEKQYLDILTQYYDQRIAQGLPGKNVNTMAPILALSFLAEYTNKQAYMDIAVEWVEWVMEGGLDRTEEGGFQHRTTDDENPGELWDDTLMMTVLAVANVGRILGRQEYIDEAVYQFLLHVEYLCDVKSGLWYHGWTFEGRHHFSEAFWGRGNCWVTIAIPVFLEMVEVSASVSRYLKTVLVRQIKALATLQDESGMWHTVLDDPTSYLESSATCGFGYGILKAVNMGLLDRSYCAISDKALCALLAVVDKDGVVQQVSYGTPMGRESKNFYKEIPLRPMPYGQALAMLFLMENQG encoded by the coding sequence ATGCAAGAAGTAGATGAGACATTGAAAAAATTGGTTGCAGGGTTTTTGCCGGTGCTATATGCCCCCGATGATCCTGATTATGCTTCCCATAAACTGGCAAGTGCCATTGATGATGCCCATCGCAAGCTGTATCAGTTTTGGGAGTGGCCCCATGGGGTCGGTCTCTTCGGGCTGTGGAAGCTGTTTGAGAAGACCAAGGAGAAACAGTATTTGGATATTCTCACCCAGTACTACGATCAGCGTATCGCCCAGGGCTTGCCTGGAAAGAACGTCAACACGATGGCTCCCATCCTTGCACTCTCTTTCCTTGCCGAGTATACGAATAAACAGGCGTATATGGATATTGCCGTTGAATGGGTCGAGTGGGTGATGGAAGGAGGTCTTGACCGGACCGAGGAAGGCGGGTTCCAGCACCGCACCACCGATGATGAGAATCCCGGGGAGCTGTGGGACGACACCCTGATGATGACTGTCCTTGCGGTTGCCAATGTGGGGCGAATCCTTGGAAGACAAGAGTACATCGATGAGGCAGTCTACCAATTCCTGCTGCATGTTGAGTATCTGTGTGATGTGAAGAGCGGTCTCTGGTACCACGGGTGGACCTTCGAGGGGCGGCATCACTTCAGCGAGGCCTTCTGGGGTAGGGGCAACTGCTGGGTGACCATTGCAATTCCAGTATTTCTGGAGATGGTGGAGGTGAGCGCCTCTGTCAGCCGTTACCTGAAGACTGTGCTGGTGCGTCAGATCAAAGCCTTGGCAACGCTGCAGGATGAGAGCGGGATGTGGCACACTGTGTTGGACGACCCGACCAGCTATTTGGAGAGCAGTGCAACCTGCGGCTTCGGATACGGGATTCTCAAGGCGGTGAACATGGGTCTGCTTGACCGCTCGTACTGTGCTATATCGGATAAGGCATTGTGTGCGCTGCTTGCTGTGGTGGATAAGGACGGTGTGGTTCAGCAGGTCTCCTATGGAACCCCGATGGGACGGGAGAGCAAGAACTTCTACAAGGAGATTCCGCTGAGGCCGATGCCCTACGGACAAGCGCTTGCCATGCTGTTCCTGATGGAAAATCAAGGGTGA
- a CDS encoding helix-turn-helix transcriptional regulator: MEQWDKRLLFKQDFSITVNNDRSPLFYVFDYGVRSDSMNMEFQHFHDFYELFFLVDDHASHIIEGEYFSLQRYDLVLLKPSLLHMTMYPKGENPKSRLIVAFRIPLEVPGLERQLKRLFTVFDEQPPIFRFPLEVQAKVVELLNSIYILGSELRVGYELMVHSKFLELLWLLFTHRKANTYAKQEITDSITQKIYEVTSYLHTHFQEELSLQLVADYFTVSSFYLSHQFKRVTGLNFVNYLQQIRVKNAQQLLLYSPLKIKDICEQCGFSSFSQFNRVFSKFCSVTPSAFRKNSDHRSEQMLRSLDPERNTDATPSKALQSEDEYRAVKKKELLTKETVR, from the coding sequence ATGGAACAGTGGGATAAGAGATTGTTATTCAAGCAGGATTTCTCGATCACCGTCAACAATGACAGAAGCCCGCTGTTCTATGTATTTGACTATGGGGTTCGCTCGGATTCCATGAATATGGAGTTCCAGCACTTTCACGACTTCTATGAACTTTTCTTCTTGGTGGACGACCATGCCAGTCATATCATCGAAGGGGAGTATTTCAGTTTGCAACGGTATGACTTGGTGCTGCTCAAGCCTTCCTTGTTGCATATGACGATGTATCCCAAAGGTGAAAATCCCAAATCCCGGCTCATTGTGGCGTTTCGCATCCCTCTCGAAGTACCGGGCTTGGAGCGTCAACTCAAGAGGCTGTTCACCGTCTTTGATGAGCAGCCTCCGATTTTTCGGTTTCCTCTGGAAGTGCAGGCTAAAGTCGTAGAGCTGCTCAATTCGATATACATTTTGGGTAGTGAGCTGCGAGTCGGATATGAGTTGATGGTTCACAGCAAGTTTCTTGAACTCTTATGGCTTCTCTTTACACATCGAAAGGCGAATACCTACGCCAAACAGGAGATAACCGATTCGATCACCCAGAAAATCTATGAAGTGACCAGCTATCTGCATACCCATTTTCAAGAGGAGTTGAGCCTGCAGCTTGTTGCTGACTATTTCACCGTCAGTTCATTTTATCTTTCCCACCAATTCAAGCGGGTGACGGGGTTGAACTTTGTGAACTATCTACAGCAGATCAGAGTAAAGAACGCCCAACAGTTGCTTCTCTACTCTCCGCTCAAGATCAAGGATATTTGCGAGCAGTGTGGTTTCTCCTCCTTCAGTCAGTTCAATCGGGTGTTCTCCAAGTTCTGCAGTGTTACTCCCTCAGCGTTCAGAAAGAATAGTGATCACCGATCGGAGCAGATGCTTCGATCCCTCGATCCGGAGCGCAATACCGATGCAACGCCCTCGAAGGCGCTGCAGAGCGAGGATGAGTATCGGGCGGTAAAGAAGAAGGAGCTGCTTACGAAAGAGACGGTACGGTGA
- the larA gene encoding nickel-dependent lactate racemase: MLVSIPYNKSENILLSIDDELLLGIFEPNEIPSLGAQEALTQALGNGIMTFLEGASNVLVIINDATRPTPTKAMLAALLPCFEQAGISDDNLTLLVATGAHRPVKDGELDQLLGTFKERLSPRLVSHEAKDASSLVRIGVTRNGTPILLNKLLFAYDRIVVTGSVEPHYFAGFTGGRKAFLPGIAGYETIVANHKLAVSDTAHSLALEGNPVHEDMMDALTHIKAPVFSLMTVLDKEQNVVAATGGDIVESFGKAVEIATRVFCVPIPQKADIVVSIAKFPMDINLYQSQKAIDNGALAVKDGGTLILVSACREGIGDQEFADLLGSCSSPDQALQMINKSYKLGYHKAAKMASVCKRVNVMAYTELTEGQVASLFLEPIADLQAALDGAIAEAKSKGIERPSVILLPDGCVTVPSLS, translated from the coding sequence ATGCTGGTGAGCATCCCCTACAACAAAAGCGAGAATATACTGCTGAGCATAGACGATGAGCTGCTGCTCGGCATCTTCGAGCCCAATGAAATACCCTCCCTTGGGGCACAAGAGGCACTTACCCAGGCCCTGGGGAATGGAATCATGACGTTCCTGGAAGGTGCCTCCAACGTTCTTGTAATCATCAATGATGCCACCCGCCCCACTCCTACCAAAGCCATGCTGGCTGCCTTGCTGCCGTGCTTCGAACAGGCAGGGATTAGTGATGACAACCTGACGCTTCTGGTTGCAACCGGAGCTCATCGTCCGGTAAAGGATGGTGAGCTCGACCAACTGCTCGGGACTTTCAAGGAAAGGCTTTCCCCCAGACTGGTCAGCCATGAAGCAAAGGATGCATCGAGTCTGGTGCGAATCGGGGTGACGCGCAACGGAACCCCGATCCTATTGAACAAGCTGCTCTTCGCCTACGACCGCATCGTGGTAACCGGCAGTGTCGAACCCCACTACTTTGCAGGTTTCACCGGAGGAAGGAAAGCCTTCCTCCCGGGCATTGCCGGCTACGAGACCATCGTAGCGAACCACAAGCTCGCCGTCAGTGACACAGCCCACTCCTTGGCCTTGGAGGGAAACCCCGTCCACGAGGATATGATGGATGCCCTGACTCACATCAAGGCTCCGGTTTTCTCATTGATGACCGTCCTGGACAAGGAACAGAACGTGGTAGCAGCGACCGGCGGGGATATTGTTGAAAGCTTTGGGAAAGCGGTGGAAATCGCCACCCGTGTGTTTTGTGTGCCGATTCCTCAAAAAGCCGATATCGTGGTCTCAATCGCCAAGTTCCCTATGGATATCAATCTCTATCAGTCCCAGAAGGCCATCGACAACGGCGCGCTTGCCGTCAAGGATGGAGGGACTTTGATTCTCGTCTCAGCGTGCAGGGAAGGGATTGGAGACCAAGAGTTCGCCGACCTGTTGGGTTCCTGCAGCTCACCCGACCAGGCACTGCAGATGATAAACAAGTCCTACAAGCTGGGCTACCACAAGGCGGCCAAGATGGCCAGTGTCTGCAAGCGGGTGAACGTCATGGCATATACCGAATTGACTGAGGGACAGGTTGCTTCGCTTTTTCTTGAACCGATTGCAGATCTGCAGGCGGCACTCGATGGTGCAATCGCAGAGGCAAAGTCCAAAGGAATAGAGAGGCCGTCGGTAATCCTGCTTCCCGACGGCTGCGTCACCGTACCGTCTCTTTCGTAA
- a CDS encoding phosphoglycerate kinase, which yields MEEVNRIRMTSIDAVALKGKTVLFRPDINSPIDPATKKIVNTNRLEKAAPTLTHLLEGGAKVAIIAHQGDTLDYQNLIPLSEHASILSSLTGRTVTYLDDVCGPKAIETVKALKEGEAVLLGNLRYLSEEITAFEKEVKLAPQEMQSTWLVRSLAPLFDLYVNDAFAAAHRSSPSMVAFQEVLPTAGGKQLVAEYTALSNVASHPIHPCIFVLGGGKISDAFGMMKHVLANNTADKILCGGITALVMLLAQNKELGQRTRTFLQDRDLTHFIDEARELLAVWPDRFVTPLDLAYEKDGERFESDVLEIVERDELQTKLFPDLGSKSIELYKTEIAKAGSVFVNGPAGVYEDSRWEKATKEIWKAIAACNAYTVIGGGDTITAATKFTNLEDYSYVCTAGGAMVRFLSGKKLPLILAMEKAWERDKE from the coding sequence ATGGAAGAAGTAAACCGAATTCGCATGACGAGCATCGATGCTGTTGCACTGAAGGGCAAAACCGTGTTGTTTCGCCCTGACATCAACAGCCCCATCGATCCGGCAACCAAGAAAATCGTCAATACAAACCGTTTGGAGAAAGCCGCTCCCACCCTCACGCACCTGCTTGAGGGAGGGGCGAAGGTGGCCATCATCGCCCACCAAGGCGACACCCTGGACTACCAGAACCTCATCCCGCTATCGGAGCATGCATCCATCCTCTCCAGCTTGACCGGCAGGACGGTCACATACCTTGACGATGTCTGCGGCCCGAAGGCGATTGAAACGGTGAAAGCATTGAAGGAAGGCGAAGCGGTTCTCTTGGGAAACCTTCGGTATCTGAGCGAAGAGATCACCGCATTCGAAAAAGAAGTAAAACTGGCACCCCAGGAGATGCAGAGCACCTGGCTGGTACGCTCACTTGCACCCCTCTTCGACCTCTATGTCAACGACGCCTTTGCCGCCGCTCATCGAAGCAGCCCTTCCATGGTTGCATTCCAGGAAGTTCTGCCGACCGCAGGTGGAAAACAGCTGGTGGCCGAGTACACAGCCCTCTCCAACGTGGCGTCACATCCCATCCATCCCTGCATCTTTGTTCTGGGCGGGGGAAAGATCAGCGACGCCTTTGGCATGATGAAGCATGTATTGGCCAACAATACCGCCGACAAGATCCTGTGCGGCGGCATCACCGCCCTGGTCATGCTGCTTGCCCAAAACAAGGAACTTGGTCAGAGAACCAGGACGTTCCTCCAGGACCGCGATCTGACACACTTCATCGATGAGGCACGGGAGCTGCTCGCCGTGTGGCCCGATCGCTTCGTCACCCCCCTCGACCTTGCCTATGAAAAGGATGGAGAGCGTTTTGAGTCAGACGTACTTGAGATTGTCGAACGTGATGAATTGCAGACAAAACTCTTCCCAGACCTGGGCAGCAAGAGCATCGAGCTGTACAAGACGGAGATTGCCAAGGCAGGCTCGGTTTTTGTAAACGGACCGGCCGGCGTCTATGAGGACAGCAGATGGGAGAAGGCGACCAAGGAGATTTGGAAGGCCATTGCCGCATGCAATGCTTACACTGTCATCGGCGGGGGCGACACCATCACAGCAGCAACAAAGTTCACCAACCTGGAGGACTACTCCTATGTCTGCACCGCAGGAGGTGCGATGGTTCGCTTCCTTTCAGGCAAGAAGCTTCCCCTGATCCTGGCAATGGAGAAGGCCTGGGAGCGGGACAAGGAGTAA